In Xiphophorus hellerii strain 12219 chromosome 13, Xiphophorus_hellerii-4.1, whole genome shotgun sequence, the following proteins share a genomic window:
- the LOC116731404 gene encoding uncharacterized protein LOC116731404, which yields MNIVMPSQKLSSRTISVVGFSGVKQTLPISTPLHTVVGRQRVSHPFVCSPSSPVNLLGRDLLIALGATILCGPDGLLVTFPDGSSHACTEVYTHGQFLLQQSEEHLADIYWGLLQPESTDHAGILSCFLLWKPWIQALAPYGSAPDFPHVTLFYDRDQTEWYQEQFEANLASNDWTVFSQDIYVAPEGVAAAVNLTQDQLFWYKMHDEAVPHISLALHPGHQAMELGGVVKRSLAASDWQNTVAPDLFFSPSTNTYKIKCSAVDSVVLEHVQLPRHHGRELTDHPTAAAMLASLPECLWATGPTDVGLVDVTPVTFDLQPGPPIWRSQYPHKRAAEEGIAETIGGLLEAGVLESSTSSWNTPILPVEKKGTGKYRMAHDLRAINSVLLTPTVPVPNPHVALTNLDPSQTWFSCVDLANAFFCLPLDEECRDVFSFTYRGQQLRYTRLPQGFALSPGLFNQVLKQQLADCFLPEGVTLIQYVDDLMLAAQTLESCIEGTRSLLSHLADRGFKVSRSKLQIARKQVSFLGRIITGTGTQMSASHKSAILNHPKPCTVKDMLSFLGLTGYSRNYVPNYTELTDPLRALVREHGIRQLTHALTWTMEAEEAFISLKQQLAAAAQLAIPDYSLPFYLDVSVTELTVNAVLFQKTGGERKILQYVSAMLDPMEIRHPACTRHAAGVGKMIQKIAHIVMGHPLQVMTSHSVVAYVNSQHFTLTTLRQQKLSKILESPNITFVHNGVNMADRMQEGEPHNCEELVQKEEKIRPDLQASPLAGEGVRNFYTDGCCFRHDTDGLRAAFAVVEDLGSEFHVLRAERLQGAQSAQRAELKAMIEALKLAEGMRVNLYSDSAYVASAVHVELPQWLRAGFITAARKPIKHETEMKELAEALLLPQSVAVIKCKGHDQSKTRVAAGNAAADEAAKEAAGYLPSLFMVSTEMEQMEQNNLEKIIFHQKGVSPEERSVWKARGAICNEGLWRGPNGKVILPPNMRFQVFQEAHGLGHVGIAQMLKNLEHWWHPFLRDMVKNHVKTCEICGQHNAKPTVRPPVGHFPWTTQPGKEIIIDFTDMITPVRGYRYVLMCVDAYSSWPEAWPAKKEDSKTVIKCLINYYIPTHGFPEKVRSDNGTHFRNQDLQKVEQLLGLKHSFGFSPYELQTGRMFPGPATRIPGWKGELAHLSHKDFFNELQILAGEFVKYQTTQERPGSPPVPGLDWVRLKVIKRKWSEPRFTGPYRVVERTSHAVRLQGKGDTWFHWSQCTAAEEPQRALRDVQEDLQLQSSDEEQRQALPGGSVAGIPATTTSSS from the exons ATGAATATTGTCATGCCATCACAAAAACTTTCTAGTCGGACTATATCCGTGGTTGGTTTTTCCGGGGTGAAACAAACTCTGCCTATTTCCACACCTCTGCACACTGTTGTGGGCAGACAACGAGTGTCACATCCTTTTGTGTGTTCCCCCTCATCTCCCGTGAATTTATTAGGGAGAGATTTGTTGATTGCTCTGGGGGCCACTATTTTGTGCGGACCTGATGGACTACTTGTCACTTTTCCTGATGGATCTTCCCATGCCTGCACTGAAGTATATACGCATGGACAATTTTTGCTCCAACAATCCGAGGAGCACCTGGCTGATATATACTGGGGTCTTTTACAGCCAGAATCGACGGACCATGCTGGGATTCTgtcctgttttctgctttggaaACCCTGGATCCAAGCGCTGGCACCGTATGGGTCTGCTCCTGATTTTCCTCATGTCACTTTGTTTTATGACCGAGACCAGACTGAATGGTACCAGGAGCAGTTTGAGGCGAATTTAGCCAGTAATGATTGGACTGTGTTTTCACAGGACATTTATGTGGCACCGGAGggtgttgctgctgcagttaATCTGACTCAGGATCAGTTGTTTTGGTATAAGATGCATGATGAAGCAGTTCCACATATTTCTTTGGCTCTCCATCCTGGTCATCAGGCCATGGAGTTAGGGGGCGTCGTAAAACGCTCCCTTGCAGCTTCAGACTGGCAGAATACCGTTGCTCCTgacctctttttctctccttctacaaacacatacaaaataaaGTGTTCGGCTGTGGACTCTGTGGTTTTGGAACATGTTCAACTTCCTAGACACCATGGTAGGGAGCTGACTGATCATCCAACTGCGGCTGCGATGTTGGCTTCCCTCCCGGAGTGTTTATGGGCTACGGGTCCCACTGATGTGGGGCTTGTTGATGTCACACCTGTCACGTTTGATTTACAACCGGGCCCTCCGATTTGGAGGTCACAATATCCTCATAAGCGGGCGGCAGAGGAGGGAATTGCAGAAACTATTGGGGGTCTTCTGGAAGCGGGTGTGTTAGAATCTTCCACCTCTTCCTGGAACACTCCTATTTTGCCAGTGGAAAAAAAGGGGACAGGTAAATACCGAATGGCACATGACCTTAGGGCGATTAATTCTGTTTTGTTGACCCCTACGGTGCCAGTACCTAATCCGCATGTTGCATTGACTAACCTAGACCCTTCTCAGACTTGGTTCTCTTGTGTGGACCTTGCTAATGCTTTCTTTTGTCTCCCATTGGATGAGGAATGTAGggatgtgttttcttttacctACAGGGGTCAGCAGCTGAGATATACACGTCTGCCTCAGGGTTTTGCTCTTTCACCAGGGCTCTTTAATCAGGTTCTGAAACAGCAGTTAGCGGACTGTTTCTTACCAGAAGGCGTGACCCTGATTCAGTATGTTGATGACCTCATGCTGGCAGCACAGACGTTGGAGTCTTGTATTGAGGGCACGCGAAGTTTGTTGTCACATCTAGCAGACAGGGGTTTTAAAGTGAGCAGATCTAAGCTGCAAATTGCTAGGAAGCAAGTTTCTTTTTTGGGGCGGATTATCACTGGGACAGGCACTCAGATGTCTGCCAGCCATAAATCTGCGATTCTCAATCACCCCAAACCATGTACGGTGAAGGACATGTTGTCTTTTCTTGGACTGACTGGATATAGTAGGAACTATGTTCCTAACTATACAGAATTGACAGACCCCTTACGGGCGTTAGTCAGAGAGCATGGGATTCGTCAGCTCACCCATGCTCTGACTTGGACTATGGAGGCAGAAGAAGCTTTTATCTCTCTGAAACAACAGTTGGCTGCGGCGGCGCAGCTGGCTATTCCGGACTATTCTTTACCATTCTATTTGGATGTTTCTGTAACAGAACTGACAGTGAATGCcgttctgtttcagaaaacaggGGGTGAGAGGAAAATTCTCCAGTATGTTAGCGCAATGCTAGATCCTATGGAGATAAGACATCCAGCGTGTACAAGACATGCTGCAGGTGTAggaaaaatgattcaaaaaatTGCACACATTGTGATGGGTCATCCACTGCAGGTGATGACATCACACAGTGTGGTAGCATATGTGAATTCACAACATTTCACATTGACAACATTGAGACAACAAAAATTGAGCAAAATTCTGGAATCACCTAATATAACTTTTGTACACAACGGAGTGAATATGGCTGACAGGATGCAGGAAGGAGAGCCGCATAATTGTGAGGAGTTagtacaaaaagaagaaaaaataagaccTGACCTACAAGCTTCTCCTTTGGCTGGTGAAGGTGTGAGAAATTTTTATACAGATGGTTGCTGTTTTCGACATGATACAGATGGACTGAGAGCAGCATTCGCTGTGGTGGAAGACTTGGGCAGCGAGTTTCACGTTTTGAGGGCAGAAAGACTGCAGGGTGCGCAATCGGCACAGAGAGCAGAACTCAAAGCAATGATTGAAGCTCTGAAATTAGCTGAGGGAATGAGGGTAAATCTATATAGTGATTCAGCCTATGTAGCAAGTGCCGTTCATGTGGAACTTCCTCAGTGGCTCAGAGCAGGATTTATAACTGCAGCACGAAAGcccataaaacatgaaactgaaatgaaagaattGGCGGAGGCATTGCTGTTGCCTCAGTCTGTTGCGGTGATTAAATGCAAGGGACATGATCAGAGTAAGACCAGAGTGGCAGCAGGAAATGCGGCCGCGGATGAGGCAGCCAAAGAAGCAGCTGGATACCTGCCATCTCTCTTCATGGTGAGTACTGAAATGGAACAGATGGAACAGAATAACctggagaaaattatttttcaccagAAAGGCGTGTCACCTGAGGAACGTTCTGTCTGGAAAGCGAGGGGTGCCATCTGCAATGAGGGACTCTGGCGCGGACCGAATGGTAAAGTAATTCTCCCTCCAAATATGAGATTCCAGGTTTTCCAGGAAGCTCATGGACTCGGACATGTAGGTATTGCACAGATGTTAAAAAACCTGGAGCACTGGTGGCATCCATTTTTGAGGGACATGGTCAAGAACCatgtgaaaacatgtgaaatttgTGGACAACACAATGCAAAACCAACTGTCAGACCACCAGTGGGACATTTTCCTTGGACTACACAACCGGGTAAGGagattattattgattttacaGACATGATAACACCCGTTAGAGGATACAGGTATGTATTAATGTGTGTGGATGCATATTCGAGCTGGCCAGAGGCGTGGCCAGCTAAAAAAGAGGACAGCAAAACTGTCATAAAGTGTCTGATCAATTATTACATTCCAACCCATGGTTTTCCAGAGAAGGTGAGATCAGACAACGGCACTCATTTCAGGAACCAAGATTTGCAGAAGGTGGAGCAGCTGCTCGGACTGAAACATTCATTCG GATTCTCTCCATATGAGCTTCAGACGGGACGGATGTTTCCAGGACCTGCAACTCGCATTCCAGGATGGAAAGGTGAACTTGCACACTTATCTCATAAAGATTTCTTTAATGAGTTACAGATCCTGGCAGGGGAATTTGTGAAATATCAGACGACACAGGAACGTCCCGGCTCACCACCCGTTCCTGGACTCGACTGGGTGCGCCTGAAAGTCATCAAAAGAAAGTGGTCAGAACCTCGCTTCACCGGACCATACCGAGTCGTGGAGAGAACATCTCATGCTGTCCGTCTGCAAGGGAAAGGAGACACCTGGTTTCATTGGAGTCAGTGCACAGCAGCCGAGGAGCCACAGCGTGCGCTCCGAGACGTACAAGAAGATCTTCAGCTTCAATCTTCGGACGAGGAGCAACGCCAGGCGCTTCCAGGAGGGAGTGTAGCAGGAATTCCTGCCACAACCACTTCAAGTTCCTga